A genomic window from Struthio camelus isolate bStrCam1 chromosome 2, bStrCam1.hap1, whole genome shotgun sequence includes:
- the IRX1 gene encoding iroquois-class homeodomain protein IRX-1: MSFPQLGYPQYLSASQAVYGSDRPGVLAAAAAAAAAAAAASGRPAGAELGSGSAAVTSVLGMYASPYSAPNYSAFLPYTADLSLFSQMGSQYELKDNPGVHPATFAAHTAPGYYPYGQFQYGDPGRPKNATRESTSTLKAWLNEHRKNPYPTKGEKIMLAIITKMTLTQVSTWFANARRRLKKENKVTWGSRSKDQEDANLFGSDNEGDPEKNEDDEEIDLESIDIDKIDENDGEQSNEEEEEKPELLRQSSEEEHLEKEKDLALSGAEGLKPKDTMAMVKEASDTRIISPSGQNNLQMPSLSKPKIWSLAETATSPDGALKSSPPPPPPPQVNHTSPQIQHPAFLPSHGLYTCQIGKFHNWTNGAFLTQSSLLNVRSFLGVNHHHAAHHNHHLQAQQQPSVLTATLGALSGEKPSERTSPKHIERENVPRTESPPQPLKSPFQAVRDNSLAQQEGTPRILTALPSA, from the exons ATGTCCTTCCCCCAGCTGGGCTACCCGCAGTATCTCAGCGCCAGCCAGGCGGTGTACGGGAGCGACCGGCCCGGggtgctggccgccgccgccgccgctgccgccgccgccgccgccgcctcgggccgGCCCGCGGGCGCCGAGCTGGGCAGCGGCTCGGCCGCTGTCACCTCGGTGCTGGGCATGTACGCGAGTCCCTACAGCGCCCCCAACTACAGCGCTTTCCTGCCCTACACCGCCGACCTCAGCCTCTTCTCCCAGATG GGCTCCCAGTACGAGCTGAAAGATAATCCGGGTGTCCACCCTGCTACCTTTGCTGCCCACACTGCCCCTGGCTATTACCCCTACGGACAGTTCCAGTACGGAGATCCCGGGCGGCCCAAAAACGCTACCCGGGAGAGCACCAGCACCCTCAAGGCCTGGCTCAACGAGCACCGCAAGAACCCCTACCCCACGAAGGGCGAGAAGATCATGCTGGCCATCATCACCAAGATGACCCTCACCCAGGTCTCCACCTGGTTCGCCAACGCCCGCCGGCGCCTCAAGAAGGAGAACAAAGTGACCTGGGGCTCCAGGAGTAAAGATCAAGAAGATGCCAACCTTTTCGGGAGTGACAATGAGGGAGACCCCGAGAAGAATGAAGACGATGAGGAAATCGACCTGGAGAGCATAGACATAGATAAAATCGACGAGAACGACGGGGAGCAGAgcaatgaggaggaggaggagaaaccaGAGCTCCTGAGACAAAGCAGTGAAGAGGAGCacttggaaaaagagaaagatttggCACTGTCAGGAGCTGAAGGGCTGAAACCCAAAGACACGATGGCCATGGTGAAGGAGGCCTCCGACACGCGAATCATAAGTCCCAGTGGACAGAACAATTTACAGATGCCATCTCTCAGCAAACCCAAGATTTGGTCTTTGGCAGAGACTGCAACCAGTCCTGATGGCGCCCTGAAGTCTTCTCCCcctccgccccctcctccccaggttaaccacacttccccacagATCCAGCATCCTGCTTTTCTCCCTAGCCATGGACTCTACACATGCCAGATCGGCAAATTTCACAACTGGACAAATGGGGCTTTCCTCACTCAGAGTTCCCTGCTAAATGTGAGGTCCTTTCTGGGAGTAAACCATCACCACGCTGCTCATCACAACCACCACCTCCAGGCCCAGCAACAGCCTTCTGTTTTAACAGCAACCCTGGGAGCCCTAAGTGGCGAAAAACCTTCAGAGAGGACCAGTCCCAAACACATAG aAAGAGAAAATGTACCAAGAACTGAATCCCCACCTCAGCCGCTAAAATCGCCTTTCCAGGCTGTCCGTGACaa ctctTTGGCTCAGCAAGAGGGAACACCGCGAATTTTAACAGCTCTCCCTTCTGCTTGA